TGAATTCCGGAAACGGGATAGTGCAGACAATGATCTGCAGATAGAATTCAAAAGCCTGGTACAATTTGGTCTCATCTATCAGAACCTGCAGGTGCTGGTGTCCAACGACTTTAACGGCAAGGCGGACACCCCTTCTGTAAAAGCCGCCACCTGGACGGACATTAGCAGCAAAGCAACATTCTCTGCCGGAAAAGACAGTGTATCATCCGGCCTTATCAGCCTGAAGCCTTATGTCAACGCACAAAAGCCTTCCTCACTGATCTATGTGGCATTCAGATATACGGATTACAAAAAAGCACAGGGACAGAACAGATGGGTGATCCGCACTTTCAGCGCCAACAACATTGCACCGGATGGAACGGTAACCCCTATGGCGGTAATGTCCACCGGAGGCTGGCAGCAGGTGAACTTCAAAAACACCGCTTTCGTCTGGAGCCTCTCCGCCGCACAATTGCTCATGCCAAGCAGCGCAGCTACCGCAGATGATAATGAAGACTGGGCCATCAGCAAAGGATTTGATCCTACCTATATTAAACAGGATGTAGGTACAGCACTCAAGAACATCAGCACCGTTTTACCAGAATATGGGTATGTGTTTACACAACCCGGTACCTATAAAGTTGTATTTGAAGGATCCTCCGTACGTTATAATGGCGAACAAAGGACAACGAGAGAAGTGACATTAACTATTACGCCATGAATGCAGTGATTGATACATCTGTTATTGTAGTATTTTCCATCTTTATCATGCTGGTCGGTTTCTCGTTTTCGAGGACCGGCCGCAATTTGAAATCTTTTTTTGCCGCAGGAGAAGCCGTGCCCTGGTTTATCGGGGGATTATCTTTATTCATGAGCTTCTTCTCCGCCGGCACCTTTGTAGCCTGGGGTTCCATTGCCTATAAATATGGCTGGGTAGCCATCACCATTCAATGGACCATGTGTATCGGCGGATTGGTAACAGGTTTATACCTGGCACCCAAATGGAAAGCCACCGGAAACCTCACAGCCGCTGAATTTATCCGGGAACGTTTGGGAGAAGCGGTACAAAAAAGTTACATCTACATTTTCATGATCGTATCACTGCTGATCAAAGGATCAGTATTGTACTCCGTTGCGCGGCTCGTCAGTTCATCCCTTGGATTTCCACTGATGCCCAGCACCGTGGTATTGGGATTATTCATGATCGCCTACACCGCTGTGGGTGGGTTATGGGCAGTGATGGTAACAGACATCCTGCAGTTTGTGATCCTCACAGCCGCCATCCTCATCATCATTCCATTGGCATTTGATGCAGCAGGTGGTGTGGAACATTTCATTAAATTCTCCCCACAGGGTTTCTTTGATGTGGTGAATGGTGAATATACCTGGGGTTTTATACTGGCGTTTGCTTTATATCACATCTTCTATATCGGTGGTAACTGGACTTTCGTGCAACGTTACACCAGTGTGGATACGCCAAAGTCGGCTTCCAAAGTGGCATATCTTTTTGCCGGTCTTTATATTATCAGTCCTGTGTTGTGGATGTTACCACCGATGGTATACAAAACCATCAACCCCGGTTTGCAGGGTCTGGATACAGAGAATGCTTACCTCATGATCTGCCAGCATGTATTGCCCGCAGGGCTGATGGGGCTGATCTTAACAGGAATGTATTTCTCTACTTCCGCATCTGCCAATACCGCTCTGAATGTAGTATCTGCTGTATTCACGAACGACATCTACAAAGGTTCCATCAACCCGAAAGCTTCTGATAAAAAACTGATGAGTGTAGCCCGCATCTCCTCCTGGTTCTTTGGATTGGGGATGATCGTAGTGGCTTTGATCGTTCCCTACATCGGAGGGATCGTTGAATTCACCTTGAGCATTGGCGCCATCACTGGCGGGCCATTGCTCGCTCCACCGCTTTGGGCTTTATTCTCCAAACGCCTTACCGGAAAGGTAACATTATATGTAACCGGTATCAGCCTGGCTGCTAACCTCGTATTTAAAATGCTCCTGCCTTTCCTCGCAGATTATAAACTGAGCCGTGCAAATGAAATGCTGCTGGGTGTTGGCCTGCCATTCCTTATACTGGCCCTGTATGAGATCTATGCTTATTACAAAGGCCAGCATGCCAGTGCGGAATACCTTCATCTGAAAGCCTTGAAAGCCCAGCGTAAAGCATCACCTGTAGAGGTTAGCGTGGAAGAAGCTTTTGAGATAAAGAAGCAGAATAAGTTCGGGTTGAAGGTGATTGCTTTCTCCCTTTGTTTCATTGCAATACTGTTATACATCCTGTGCTTTTTCTCTGCAGGAAGTGCATCACTGGTTGCCGGTATTGCCACTGTTATACTCTTAACTTCCCTGATCCCTTTACGGGCAGCAGGAAAAGTGAAATTATGATAAGATGTTTGCTCTTCGCAGGTCTGTTGATGGGAACCTCTGCTTCGGCGCAGGTGTCCCTGAAAAGTAATGCCTTGCAATTACAATGGACGAAAAACACGGACGGCTGGAAAATTAACCAGCTGGCTGTTAAAAATAAAAGCACCTGGGTAACATTGCCTGCCCCAAGTGGTGAATATACTTTGCTGTATACGGAGAAGTTACCTGATTCCACATTCAACAATAACTTCCCGGAACGGCAATACCATTACATCATTCCGCTGTGGAATGCTTTGATACAACCTGTGCCCATGAACACCGCAGGGCAGGCTGTACATTTCTACCCCTCAGATGCAACAAAGTCCGGCAACGGCATTGTCTTCAAGAACCATTCTCAGCAGGCAGACATTTCAGCCGTATGGCAGATAGATCCCAACTACCCATCTGATATCCGGGTAAAGATCACCTTAACAGCCAAACAGACCGGTTACTTTTCACTTGCCACACCTACCGTGGCCACTATCATGGAAAAAGAACTGGCATGGGCCGGCATTCCCGGATACTTCCAAAGCAATGCACTGGAACATGACTTCATCAAAGCGAATGTTTACATGCAGGGTATCCCGGATAAACCGGTGATCGTAAGAGAAAGAACGGCCGCCACATTATCGCCTTTCATCTCTGCAAAAAATAACATCACCCTCGCCGTGATCCCTGATCCCGGCATAGGAAGAGATCCCTGGGAGAAGAATGCCAAAACACAATCCACCTGGCAGTTAGGCCTTTCCTTAATGAACAGGAAAGCCCTGCTCACGCCTACCGCCTATCATCCCGTATTAGGAGAGAAAGGTTCCCTGATGCAAAAAGGTGATACCGTTTCTTTCTCTTTCAGATACACTATTCAATATGCAGATTGGTACACCGTTTACAAACATGCTGTAAATGATGTGTATCGTTTTGCTGATTTCCTCGCACTGAAAAAAACATCCCAGTCACTCACCAGCCGCATCTTGTCCATGCACAAATACCTGGTGGACGCCAAAACCTCTCTCTGGAGAACAGAAGAATACAAAGGACTCACCATTGGCGCACAAGCTTACCTGGGTGGTGTATACGGCTCTGAGAAAGACGCCATGAAAAATTCCGATTACGGCGCCATGTGGATGCTGGCGAACATCACCAATGATCCAGCATTAAAGAAAGACCGCCTCCCTTATGCAAGGAATTTCAAATTGCAGCAACAGGACCTTACACCGGGTTTCTTTTACGGCGCAGCAGCAGGCCAATACTACCTCTCCAAAAGCAAACGGTTCACGGAAGAATGGGGCCCTTATGTAGAGCCCATCGGAACAACCTACTATGTATTAATGGATGCAGGAAATGTACTGTTATTCCAGCCAAAGGACAGCGCATTAAAACACACTTTACAACTGGCAGCAGATAAGCTGTTAGGATGGATGGACAATAACGGCCAATGGCAGGTAGCATATGATCATGCCACACAGGCACCCATGTTCAAAGAAGTGGAAGACCTTCGCCCTACGTTCTACGGCCTGCTCATTGCATACAAAATACTCCACAACAAAAAATACCTCAATGCTGCAAAAAAAGGCGCTGACTGGTATATAAAAAATGCCGTTGAAAAAGGCCGCTTCCTGGGCGTATGCGGCGACACGCGTTTTGTGCCTGATTTTGCCACCGCACAAAGTGCACAGGCATTACTGGAACTCTACGATGTAACAAAAGAAAAGCAATACCTGCAGGCAGCCATCCAAACTGCCCGCTTATATACCACTTCCATTTACACCCATCCTATTCCTACTACACAGGAAAAAATAGTGAATGGCGTAAAACGCCAGGATTGGGAAATAAGCCAGGCAGGTTTAAGTTTTGAACATGGCGGCACATTAGGTTCTGCGAATCACCGTGGCCCTATCCTCTTAGCCAGCCATGCCGGCATGTTTGTAAGGATGTTCACCATCACCCGGGATTCCCTTTTCCTGCAAATGGCCCGTGCGGCGGCATTAGGCAGGGATGCTTTTGTGGATAAAGAAACCAGCGTGGCTTCCTATTACTGGGATGTGATGAATAAAGGTGCAGGCCCTTATCCTCACCATGCCTGGTGGCAGATAGGATGGATCACGGATTACCTGCTGGCAGAAGCGGAAATGCGTTCCGGCGGACAGGTAAAATTCCCAAGAGGTTTTATCACACCTAAAGTAGGGCCGCATCAATCTTATGGTTTTGCACCCGGAAAAGTAAACGGCGTAACTGCAGACCTTATACTGGAAGAAGGTATGCTTAAAACCACCAGTCCTTATCTCGATTACTACTGCGCCATTAACCGGCAGCAAAAGAAATTATTCTTCATCCTGTTGAATAATGATGATGAGCAACTGGAAACAACTATTCAAATACCAGCAAAAGCTGATTCCGGTGTTGCATTGAAAATAGCACCATACGGCATCAAGGTACTGGAGATAAATTACAAGTAAACGCATGAGCAAACATCATTACCTGTTCTTAACAGCCTGTTTATTCAGTGCGTCTGCGCTTCATGCGCAACAGAGTTACTTTATAGAAGCTGAGGATTTCAATTTCAAAGGAGGTTGGATGGCTGAAAAGCCAGTAGGCGGTGTGAACATTTCCAACAACAACATCCTGCGCGTATTGGGCGGAAAGGTGAAAGCAGCAGATGCTATTGCAGTGATCCGTGTAAAAACAGCGGGTAATTATACGGTGTGGGTACGCTCCATAGATTATCCTGCCAACAATCCCGGCACTCGTTTATTTCGCGTAGCCGTGAATGAACAGGCCCTGGAAGAATCCGGCAAACATGGAAAAGATAGTTATTACTGGGAAAATGCAGGATCCGCCAAAATGGATACCGGTGAGAATGTGATCCGTTTACAGGATTCAAGAGGAAACTTCGGCAGATGTGATGCGGTACTGTTGACAACAGAAGCCTTCAATCCCAATGAACAGGAATTAACCCGCCTGCAGAAGTTCAAAACAGTACAGATAGCGGTAAAAGCCAATCCTGCAAGCCTTCCTGTTACCATCCCTCCCGCAACGATAAAGAGCGATGCCCCTGTGCTGGCTGCCATCAGTAATGAGTATATGCGGTTTCAATTTTTCAAAGCAGACAATGAACGGATCGCATCGCGCACAGATCTAAAACAGCATGGCAAATGGAACAGCATCAATGCAGCCAATGAAGAGAACAGGATATTATTGATCAGTGCAGAGGCTCCGCAGATCGGCTTTGGTAATTTCTTCCCTTCCTGGAATGGTTCTATTGGTTTCAGTAGTTTCACCAGCAAAGGAAAATCGTACACTATCCTTGAACCGGAGAACCTGAAGAATCCTTTCCTCGCAGGAAAGCTCACCGCATTTATTCCTTCCTCCGTAAAAAAGATCAATGATCATACACTGGAAGTAAGTTATCGCGCAGAAGATGGCCAAACCATGCAGGGTACCTGGCAATTAGCCGCACACCATCTTACCCTCACACTGCAATACACACCAAAACAGAGTGCCTATTACAGCCTGGTTGTTGCTGCTTTCCAGGGAGTATCCAAAGATAAAGTAACACAGATCCAGCTTCCGCCAATGTTCCAATACCAGCGTATTCCGGAACAACCGGTAATGCTGCCTTCCGCCCTCATGCCACAACCATTGGCCATGATGGAGATGAAAAACGAACAGGGCATACTTACCACTTTTATTACCCGTGCCGCTACTGATTATCCATTGGACTGGGGAGTATCAAACCGTTCAAAGATCGGTTTCAGTATTAAGAATGAAAGGAACGAAGTACAGCCTGTTGCCCTCTCCCCCATGTTAGGATTGGACGATTCTAAAATAGCTGCTGCCCAAACAATAAAGCGCACTTTCATTATGGGCGCCGTAACAGCTAACTGGAATGACGCACTGGAATATATCTCAGACAGCATTTTTAAAGTAAAAGATTACCGCAGTCAGGCTAACACTTCTCTCACGAATACTGCATTCAATATCATCGATCTGATCAAAAATGATAATGCTGCCGGTTGGGATGCCACGCTGAAAGGATTTTATGATATAGAAGCCGAACCAAAGGGAGCACCTACAGTTGTACAATCTTCTCCGCTGGCAGTGATCTCTGCTGCTATACTTGGCAGGGATGAAGACCTCTACATCAAACGCGCATTACCTGCTATTGAATACACCTTATCCCGCAGCGGTTTCAGATCAAACAATGATCCTAAGAACAAGAAAACGGTACTGAG
This DNA window, taken from Chitinophaga niabensis, encodes the following:
- a CDS encoding DUF5017 domain-containing protein, whose amino-acid sequence is MRKIIYSLVSIGIFAACAKEKVGAPNFEVSTTSLTYKAGDSVKFKISGNPDNLMFYSGEQGHKYEFRKRDSADNDLQIEFKSLVQFGLIYQNLQVLVSNDFNGKADTPSVKAATWTDISSKATFSAGKDSVSSGLISLKPYVNAQKPSSLIYVAFRYTDYKKAQGQNRWVIRTFSANNIAPDGTVTPMAVMSTGGWQQVNFKNTAFVWSLSAAQLLMPSSAATADDNEDWAISKGFDPTYIKQDVGTALKNISTVLPEYGYVFTQPGTYKVVFEGSSVRYNGEQRTTREVTLTITP
- a CDS encoding sodium:solute symporter family protein, which codes for MNAVIDTSVIVVFSIFIMLVGFSFSRTGRNLKSFFAAGEAVPWFIGGLSLFMSFFSAGTFVAWGSIAYKYGWVAITIQWTMCIGGLVTGLYLAPKWKATGNLTAAEFIRERLGEAVQKSYIYIFMIVSLLIKGSVLYSVARLVSSSLGFPLMPSTVVLGLFMIAYTAVGGLWAVMVTDILQFVILTAAILIIIPLAFDAAGGVEHFIKFSPQGFFDVVNGEYTWGFILAFALYHIFYIGGNWTFVQRYTSVDTPKSASKVAYLFAGLYIISPVLWMLPPMVYKTINPGLQGLDTENAYLMICQHVLPAGLMGLILTGMYFSTSASANTALNVVSAVFTNDIYKGSINPKASDKKLMSVARISSWFFGLGMIVVALIVPYIGGIVEFTLSIGAITGGPLLAPPLWALFSKRLTGKVTLYVTGISLAANLVFKMLLPFLADYKLSRANEMLLGVGLPFLILALYEIYAYYKGQHASAEYLHLKALKAQRKASPVEVSVEEAFEIKKQNKFGLKVIAFSLCFIAILLYILCFFSAGSASLVAGIATVILLTSLIPLRAAGKVKL
- a CDS encoding glycerophosphoryl diester phosphodiesterase, with protein sequence MIRCLLFAGLLMGTSASAQVSLKSNALQLQWTKNTDGWKINQLAVKNKSTWVTLPAPSGEYTLLYTEKLPDSTFNNNFPERQYHYIIPLWNALIQPVPMNTAGQAVHFYPSDATKSGNGIVFKNHSQQADISAVWQIDPNYPSDIRVKITLTAKQTGYFSLATPTVATIMEKELAWAGIPGYFQSNALEHDFIKANVYMQGIPDKPVIVRERTAATLSPFISAKNNITLAVIPDPGIGRDPWEKNAKTQSTWQLGLSLMNRKALLTPTAYHPVLGEKGSLMQKGDTVSFSFRYTIQYADWYTVYKHAVNDVYRFADFLALKKTSQSLTSRILSMHKYLVDAKTSLWRTEEYKGLTIGAQAYLGGVYGSEKDAMKNSDYGAMWMLANITNDPALKKDRLPYARNFKLQQQDLTPGFFYGAAAGQYYLSKSKRFTEEWGPYVEPIGTTYYVLMDAGNVLLFQPKDSALKHTLQLAADKLLGWMDNNGQWQVAYDHATQAPMFKEVEDLRPTFYGLLIAYKILHNKKYLNAAKKGADWYIKNAVEKGRFLGVCGDTRFVPDFATAQSAQALLELYDVTKEKQYLQAAIQTARLYTTSIYTHPIPTTQEKIVNGVKRQDWEISQAGLSFEHGGTLGSANHRGPILLASHAGMFVRMFTITRDSLFLQMARAAALGRDAFVDKETSVASYYWDVMNKGAGPYPHHAWWQIGWITDYLLAEAEMRSGGQVKFPRGFITPKVGPHQSYGFAPGKVNGVTADLILEEGMLKTTSPYLDYYCAINRQQKKLFFILLNNDDEQLETTIQIPAKADSGVALKIAPYGIKVLEINYK